In Terriglobia bacterium, a single genomic region encodes these proteins:
- a CDS encoding VOC family protein has translation MSVQPYLFFGGRCEEALEFYRSAVGAEVEMLSRFKDAPEPGMAQPGMEDKVMHASFRIGETILMASDGRCEGQPRF, from the coding sequence ATGTCGGTGCAACCATATCTGTTTTTTGGCGGTCGCTGCGAAGAGGCGCTGGAATTCTACCGCAGCGCTGTGGGCGCCGAGGTGGAGATGCTCAGCCGTTTCAAGGACGCGCCCGAACCAGGCATGGCGCAGCCGGGAATGGAAGACAAAGTGATGCATGCCAGCTTTCGTATCGGCGAAACAATCCTGATGGCTTCGGACGGCAGGTGCGAAGGCCAACCGCGCTTCG